One genomic window of Comamonas serinivorans includes the following:
- a CDS encoding FHA domain-containing protein: protein MIDGVTIKEMQLTKDRTTVGRRPYNDVVIDNLAVSGEHAVFRLASGIVSVEDLGSTNGVYVNGQAVTSSVLRDSDVVEIGRYQVRLIDDANPAGDKPFTRYPASESGVEQQNALLRVLTGASAGREMPLTKVVSTFGKPGVVVGSITRSRRGWELTHVEGKPRCTVNGVPLEPDGVLLKQGDTIGLAGIKLEFVLT, encoded by the coding sequence CAGCTGACCAAGGACCGCACCACCGTCGGGCGGCGGCCTTACAACGACGTCGTCATCGACAACCTCGCCGTCAGCGGGGAGCATGCGGTGTTCCGACTCGCCTCCGGCATCGTGTCGGTGGAAGACCTGGGCAGCACCAACGGGGTGTATGTCAACGGCCAGGCCGTGACCAGCAGCGTGCTGCGAGACAGCGACGTCGTCGAGATCGGCCGCTACCAGGTTCGCCTCATCGACGACGCCAACCCCGCCGGTGACAAACCCTTCACGCGCTACCCGGCGTCGGAGTCCGGGGTCGAGCAGCAAAACGCCTTGCTGCGGGTGCTCACCGGGGCTTCGGCCGGCCGCGAAATGCCACTAACCAAGGTGGTGTCGACCTTCGGCAAGCCGGGTGTGGTGGTGGGTTCCATCACCCGCAGCCGACGCGGCTGGGAGCTGACCCACGTCGAAGGCAAGCCACGCTGCACCGTGAATGGCGTGCCCCTGGAGCCGGACGGCGTGCTGCTCAAGCAGGGCGACACCATCGGTCTGGCCGGCATCAAACTCGAATTTGTGCTCACCTGA
- a CDS encoding CHASE2 domain-containing protein, producing MTRRNRDRLRMVLCLLPLALLLAHVQGWLHLPAVDRLDERLYDMRMLGTMPHTLDERVVIVDVDEASLSRIGHWPWSRNRVAQLIDELLNKQQVRAIGIDMVFAEADHSSGLAQLRRLLKSEPSDRDLAQWLAAITPELDFDGQLANAIQQRPVVLGYYFSSDGEPRIGQLPAPVFSQSVLPTAPTPRWSGYGANIVPLAEAATAAGFFNAITDPDGLVRTVPLLARYEGGVYESLALATYRLAVGPSQLLLEHAPSGALSALRVTDPQGRVLSRLRTSNLADAYIPFRGPGGPQGGSFRYVSAASLLLGELPPGELAGRIVLIGSTAPGLQDVRATPVAGTYPGVEVHANLISAMLDSRLPQQPDYVRGYEVSLLLLVSGLLILLPRVLQISSSVALHLGLPLALFVLDGWAFHAQGLILPLASALTLIVCLTVINLLFGYLMESRDRRQLMRVFGTYVPPELVQEMVKRPDAYSMQASSRELTVMFCDLQDFTRLSEHLDPTEVQVLLNNLFTHLTEVIYAHGGTVDKYMGDCVMAFWGAPMTCEDHADRATHAAMAIQERIKTLNAARRIEGRDPLRICIGINTGIMAVGDMGSNWRRSYTVIGDSVNLASRLEALTRVYGFNIVVGERTSVLSFEFLWQHIDRVQVKGRAQLEDIYAPVSLMTRASAELVAEIDAWNEALAAHLDGDDVPMRTFLLAAHTDSGQKLLYDTFAARLSLPRSTSAPAGLPS from the coding sequence GTGACACGCCGCAACCGCGATCGCCTGCGCATGGTGCTGTGCCTGCTGCCGCTGGCCTTGTTGCTGGCCCATGTCCAGGGATGGCTGCACCTGCCGGCCGTGGATCGCCTGGATGAACGCCTGTATGACATGCGCATGCTGGGCACCATGCCGCACACCCTGGACGAGCGCGTGGTCATCGTGGACGTGGACGAAGCCAGCCTCAGCCGCATCGGGCACTGGCCCTGGAGCCGCAACCGCGTTGCCCAGCTCATCGACGAACTCCTGAACAAGCAACAGGTGCGCGCCATCGGCATCGACATGGTGTTCGCCGAAGCCGACCACAGCTCCGGCCTGGCGCAGCTGCGGCGCCTGCTGAAAAGCGAGCCCTCCGATCGCGACCTCGCCCAATGGCTGGCGGCCATCACCCCCGAGCTGGATTTCGACGGCCAGCTGGCCAATGCCATCCAGCAGCGTCCCGTGGTGCTGGGTTACTACTTCAGCAGCGATGGCGAACCGCGCATCGGCCAATTGCCGGCCCCGGTGTTCAGCCAGTCTGTGTTGCCCACAGCCCCGACGCCGCGCTGGTCTGGCTATGGCGCCAACATCGTGCCCCTGGCCGAAGCCGCGACCGCAGCGGGCTTCTTCAACGCCATCACCGATCCCGACGGCCTGGTGCGCACGGTGCCGCTGCTCGCCCGCTACGAGGGCGGCGTCTACGAATCGCTGGCCCTGGCCACCTACCGCCTGGCCGTCGGCCCCAGCCAGCTGCTGCTCGAACACGCCCCGTCGGGCGCGCTGTCGGCGCTGCGCGTCACCGACCCGCAAGGCCGGGTCTTGAGCCGCCTGCGCACCTCCAACCTGGCCGACGCCTACATCCCGTTCCGCGGCCCAGGCGGGCCCCAGGGCGGCTCGTTCCGTTACGTCTCGGCCGCCAGCCTGCTGCTGGGCGAACTGCCGCCCGGCGAGCTTGCCGGGCGCATCGTGCTCATCGGTTCCACCGCGCCCGGCCTGCAGGACGTGCGCGCCACGCCGGTGGCGGGCACCTACCCCGGTGTCGAAGTCCATGCCAACCTGATTTCGGCCATGCTGGACAGCCGGCTGCCCCAGCAGCCTGACTATGTGCGCGGCTACGAAGTCAGCCTGCTGCTGCTGGTGAGCGGCCTGCTCATCCTGCTGCCGCGCGTGCTGCAGATCAGCAGCTCGGTGGCGCTGCACCTGGGGTTGCCGCTGGCGCTGTTCGTGCTGGATGGCTGGGCCTTCCATGCCCAGGGGCTGATCCTGCCGCTGGCCTCCGCCTTGACGTTGATCGTCTGCCTGACGGTCATCAACCTGCTGTTCGGCTACCTGATGGAAAGCCGCGACCGCCGCCAGCTCATGCGCGTGTTCGGCACCTACGTGCCGCCCGAGCTGGTGCAGGAAATGGTCAAGCGCCCGGACGCCTACAGCATGCAGGCCAGCTCGCGCGAGCTGACCGTGATGTTCTGCGACCTGCAGGACTTCACACGCCTGTCGGAACACCTCGACCCCACCGAAGTCCAGGTCCTGCTCAACAACCTGTTCACCCACCTGACCGAGGTCATCTACGCCCACGGCGGCACCGTCGACAAATACATGGGCGACTGCGTGATGGCCTTCTGGGGCGCACCCATGACCTGCGAAGACCATGCCGACCGCGCCACCCATGCGGCCATGGCCATTCAGGAACGCATCAAGACGCTGAACGCGGCCCGCCGCATCGAGGGCCGCGACCCGCTGCGCATCTGCATCGGCATCAACACCGGCATCATGGCTGTGGGCGACATGGGCTCGAACTGGCGTCGCAGCTACACGGTGATCGGCGACTCAGTCAACCTGGCGTCGCGCCTGGAAGCGCTCACCCGGGTCTACGGGTTCAACATCGTCGTCGGCGAGCGCACCTCGGTGCTGTCGTTCGAGTTCCTGTGGCAGCACATCGACAGGGTGCAGGTCAAGGGCCGCGCCCAGCTGGAAGACATCTACGCCCCGGTCAGCCTCATGACCCGGGCCAGTGCCGAGCTGGTGGCCGAGATCGACGCCTGGAACGAAGCCCTGGCCGCCCACCTGGATGGCGATGACGTCCCCATGCGGACATTTTTACTGGCTGCGCACACCGATTCCGGTCAAAAATTGCTGTACGACACCTTTGCGGCTCGGCTGTCGCTGCCCCGTTCCACTTCAGCCCCTGCGGGCCTCCCATCGTGA
- a CDS encoding MBL fold metallo-hydrolase — protein MLGCSGGIVAGQHTTSFLVDDDILIDAGTGVASLTLDDMQRIDHVFLSHAHLDHILCLPLLLDAAGALRHAPVQVHALPETLAALHRHVFNNQIWPDFSALPRGRPYMNLVPLKTGEVLDIGNKRVEALPARHSVPAVGYAVSRSMPAQPAPCWVFSGDTGPNRAFWERVNALDVGMLVIETAFSDDEAELAAASGHMSPAVLAESLTHIAADKTFPIYISHTKPAEVSKIMGQLKAANRNLSRPLDVRWLATGQLLHL, from the coding sequence GTGCTGGGTTGCTCCGGCGGCATCGTGGCAGGTCAGCACACCACGTCCTTCCTCGTGGACGACGACATCCTGATCGATGCGGGCACCGGGGTGGCGTCGTTGACGCTCGATGACATGCAGCGCATCGACCACGTCTTCCTCTCGCACGCGCACCTCGACCACATCCTGTGCCTGCCCCTGCTGCTCGATGCGGCCGGTGCCCTGCGCCATGCCCCGGTGCAGGTCCATGCGCTGCCCGAAACCCTGGCAGCCCTGCACCGGCATGTGTTCAACAACCAGATCTGGCCCGATTTCAGCGCCCTGCCCCGTGGCCGGCCCTACATGAACCTGGTGCCGCTGAAAACCGGCGAGGTACTGGACATCGGCAACAAACGCGTCGAGGCCCTGCCGGCCCGCCACAGCGTGCCCGCCGTGGGCTATGCGGTCAGCCGCAGCATGCCGGCGCAGCCGGCCCCGTGCTGGGTGTTCAGTGGCGACACGGGGCCCAACCGGGCGTTCTGGGAGCGCGTCAACGCGCTGGACGTGGGCATGCTGGTCATCGAAACCGCCTTCAGCGACGACGAGGCCGAACTGGCCGCCGCCAGCGGCCACATGTCCCCGGCCGTGCTGGCGGAGTCGCTGACCCACATCGCGGCCGACAAGACCTTTCCCATCTACATCAGCCACACCAAACCGGCCGAGGTGAGCAAGATCATGGGCCAGCTCAAGGCCGCCAACCGCAACCTGTCGCGGCCACTCGACGTGCGCTGGCTGGCGACCGGTCAGCTGCTTCACCTGTGA
- a CDS encoding AMP-binding protein, with the protein MTHPSTAHIQPAWPTFAALTAAHAQQHPDALALIEQGREMNWAEFEQQTLRATRWLAEQGVGPGDRVAVWLANRWEWLVLLVALARRGACLVTVNTRYRSSELHYILEKSGACMLIYEPSFHHIDFAQVLAGVDLAGLPALRTLALLRAPAEVPATGPGGRRQLRCAFESLAPLAEDLSDADAPMMLFTTSGTTKGPKLVTHTQRTLLRHTARVARAYAFDQPGARLLAVIPFCGVFGFNAAFAALYARAELVVTAVFEVREALALIERHQITHLYGSDDMGHRLQEALLQPGEGTQPASSSSSPLPSLRRFGFASFVSSAEDFGIPAREQGLPVIGLYGSSEVQALFSMQDEDQAIDQVVKGGGRPAGDTAIQLRVRDRDTGQLLPDGEAGELEIRADSNFVGYLNDPDATAAAFTDDGFFRTGDLAYLRGDGSFVYLARLGDAMRLGGFLVSPVEIESQLMALPDVASAQVVEVRLDGKPACAAFVIPAAGAAPEAVALRDQLRPRLAAFKLPVRIWVVSEFPVTQGANGTKVQRAALRQMAAERLAAGG; encoded by the coding sequence ATGACCCACCCATCCACCGCCCACATCCAGCCGGCCTGGCCCACGTTCGCCGCCCTGACCGCGGCCCATGCGCAGCAGCACCCCGATGCGCTGGCGCTGATCGAGCAGGGGCGCGAGATGAACTGGGCCGAATTCGAGCAGCAGACGCTGCGCGCCACGCGCTGGCTGGCCGAGCAGGGCGTGGGCCCGGGCGACCGCGTGGCGGTGTGGCTGGCCAACCGCTGGGAATGGCTGGTGCTGCTGGTGGCGCTGGCGCGGCGCGGCGCCTGCCTGGTCACCGTGAACACGCGCTACCGCAGCAGCGAACTGCATTACATCCTCGAGAAGTCGGGCGCGTGCATGCTGATTTACGAGCCCAGCTTCCACCACATCGACTTTGCGCAGGTGCTGGCCGGCGTCGACCTGGCCGGCTTGCCGGCCCTGCGCACCCTGGCCCTGCTGCGCGCCCCGGCCGAGGTGCCGGCCACCGGCCCGGGCGGGCGGCGGCAGCTGCGTTGCGCGTTCGAATCGCTGGCGCCGCTGGCCGAGGACCTGAGCGATGCCGATGCGCCCATGATGCTGTTCACCACCTCAGGCACGACCAAGGGGCCCAAGCTGGTCACGCACACCCAGCGCACCCTGCTGCGGCACACGGCCCGCGTGGCCCGCGCCTACGCGTTCGACCAGCCGGGCGCCCGCCTGCTGGCGGTGATCCCGTTCTGCGGCGTGTTCGGGTTCAACGCCGCGTTCGCAGCCTTGTACGCGCGCGCCGAGCTGGTGGTGACGGCGGTGTTCGAGGTGCGCGAGGCGCTGGCGCTGATCGAGCGGCACCAGATCACCCACCTCTACGGCAGCGACGACATGGGCCACCGCCTGCAGGAGGCGCTGCTGCAGCCCGGCGAGGGCACACAGCCGGCGTCGTCATCGTCGTCGCCCTTGCCCTCGCTGCGCCGGTTCGGCTTTGCCTCGTTCGTGTCCAGCGCCGAGGACTTCGGCATCCCGGCGCGCGAACAGGGCTTGCCCGTCATCGGCCTGTATGGCTCCAGCGAGGTGCAGGCGCTGTTCTCGATGCAGGACGAGGACCAGGCCATCGATCAGGTGGTCAAGGGCGGCGGCCGGCCGGCTGGCGACACCGCCATCCAGCTGCGGGTGCGGGACAGGGACACCGGCCAGCTGCTGCCCGATGGCGAGGCGGGTGAGCTGGAGATCCGGGCCGACAGCAACTTCGTCGGCTACCTGAACGACCCCGACGCCACGGCCGCCGCCTTCACCGACGACGGCTTCTTCCGCACCGGCGACCTGGCCTACCTGCGCGGGGATGGCAGCTTTGTGTACCTGGCCCGCCTGGGCGACGCCATGCGCCTGGGCGGCTTCCTGGTCAGCCCGGTCGAGATCGAAAGCCAGCTCATGGCCCTGCCCGACGTGGCCTCGGCCCAGGTGGTGGAGGTGCGGCTGGACGGCAAGCCCGCCTGCGCGGCGTTCGTGATTCCGGCTGCCGGCGCTGCGCCCGAAGCCGTCGCGCTGCGCGACCAGCTGCGGCCGCGGCTCGCCGCCTTCAAGCTGCCGGTCCGCATCTGGGTGGTGAGCGAATTCCCCGTGACCCAGGGCGCGAACGGCACCAAGGTGCAGCGCGCGGCCTTGCGCCAGATGGCGGCCGAGCGGCTGGCCGCCGGAGGCTGA
- a CDS encoding ABC transporter ATP-binding protein, which produces MNNLVLEAHNLVVGYGGRPVLDGVSMNLRAGEVLCLIGHNGAGKSTLLKTLFGLMSPTSGEIRLHGKPVASADPRSLTAAGVSLVPEGRGVFPNLSVSETLEMGMWAAQVPQAQRAQRLAWVLETLPAMRNFLQQRAGSLSGGQQQMVSIGRALLNQPRVLLMDEPSIGLAPKLFQDLMAPIREMQLKTGVSILLVEQNVKEALKIADRVIVMKSGALIHETVPAELQDNAKLMALY; this is translated from the coding sequence ATGAACAACCTGGTGCTGGAAGCCCACAACCTGGTGGTGGGCTATGGCGGCCGTCCGGTGCTGGACGGCGTGAGCATGAACCTGCGGGCCGGCGAGGTGCTGTGCCTCATCGGCCACAACGGGGCGGGCAAGTCCACGCTGCTCAAGACGCTGTTCGGGCTCATGAGCCCGACCTCGGGCGAGATCCGCCTGCACGGCAAGCCCGTGGCCAGCGCCGATCCGCGCAGCCTGACGGCGGCGGGCGTGTCGCTGGTGCCCGAGGGGCGCGGGGTGTTCCCCAACCTTTCGGTCAGCGAGACGCTGGAGATGGGCATGTGGGCCGCGCAGGTGCCGCAGGCGCAGCGCGCGCAGCGGCTGGCCTGGGTGTTGGAGACGCTGCCGGCGATGCGCAACTTCCTGCAGCAGCGCGCGGGTTCGCTGTCGGGCGGTCAGCAGCAGATGGTGTCCATCGGGCGCGCGCTGCTCAACCAGCCCCGGGTGCTGCTCATGGACGAGCCCTCCATCGGCCTGGCGCCCAAGCTGTTCCAGGACCTGATGGCGCCCATCCGCGAGATGCAGCTCAAGACGGGCGTGTCCATCCTGCTGGTCGAGCAGAACGTGAAAGAGGCGCTCAAGATCGCCGACCGCGTCATCGTCATGAAGTCGGGCGCGCTGATCCACGAAACCGTGCCGGCCGAGTTGCAGGACAACGCCAAGCTCATGGCCCTGTACTGA
- a CDS encoding ABC transporter ATP-binding protein, producing MPTEARTPGEVLLDIAHLNKSFGGLRVTNDVSLQLRAGIVTTLVGPNGAGKTTLFNQITGHLKPESGEVRWQGQSVLGRSPWQIARLGIARTFQDLRLFDHMSVEDNVTTVMEPAAWLWQGGGKAAKAERRARTAQILARVGLTARAKERAIDLSYAERKFLSMARVLASDARIWLLDEPASGLDRGSYERFLGLLRDSVASGITVCIIEHNLDIVVGISDRIAFLDQGKLLAEGDPKTILSDPKLAAIYFGEQTA from the coding sequence ATGCCCACCGAGGCCCGCACACCGGGCGAGGTGCTGCTCGACATCGCGCACCTCAACAAGTCCTTTGGCGGCCTGAGGGTGACCAACGACGTCTCGTTGCAGCTGCGCGCGGGCATCGTCACCACGTTGGTCGGCCCCAATGGCGCCGGCAAGACCACGCTGTTCAACCAGATCACCGGCCACCTCAAGCCCGAAAGCGGCGAGGTGCGCTGGCAGGGCCAGTCCGTGCTGGGCCGTTCGCCCTGGCAGATTGCGCGGCTGGGCATTGCGCGCACCTTCCAGGACCTGCGCCTGTTCGACCACATGAGCGTGGAAGACAACGTGACCACGGTGATGGAGCCCGCGGCCTGGCTCTGGCAAGGCGGCGGCAAGGCGGCCAAGGCCGAGCGACGGGCGCGCACGGCGCAGATCCTGGCGCGCGTGGGCCTGACGGCGCGCGCCAAGGAGCGCGCGATCGACCTGTCGTACGCCGAGCGCAAATTCCTCAGCATGGCGCGCGTGCTGGCCTCGGACGCGCGCATCTGGCTGCTGGACGAGCCCGCGTCGGGTCTGGACCGCGGCTCGTACGAGCGCTTTCTGGGCCTGCTGCGCGACAGCGTGGCGAGCGGCATCACGGTCTGCATCATCGAGCACAACCTCGACATCGTGGTCGGCATCTCCGACCGCATCGCCTTCCTGGACCAGGGCAAGCTGCTGGCCGAGGGTGATCCCAAGACCATCCTGAGCGACCCCAAGCTGGCGGCGATCTACTTCGGGGAGCAGACGGCATGA
- a CDS encoding branched-chain amino acid ABC transporter permease, which yields MTSYIINLLVLICVNATLAVTLNFIMGYAGIFSLAHAIFFGIGSYVAAYVALHFTGSLLVILPAAMLISALVGLALALPALRVRGEYFVAASLGLQVIGVTVFSEWKSVTGGIGGVMGFPPASLPGLSFESPTAFLIWSVVMLVLILLAINTLLHSSFGRNLQAIRDSESAALAYGKNVAMIKTLSVVFSSALAATAGVVYAFYMSFVNVESFTLDTSVLVMAMVIIGGTGTIWGPLVGAVLLMLIPSLTSYIPGLPQTEVGSIQQIIYGAAMVLLMIFRPGGIMGGKHGGVK from the coding sequence ATGACCAGTTACATCATCAACCTCTTGGTCCTCATCTGTGTCAACGCCACGCTGGCGGTGACGCTGAACTTCATCATGGGCTATGCGGGCATCTTCTCGCTGGCCCACGCCATCTTCTTCGGCATCGGCTCATACGTGGCGGCCTATGTGGCGCTGCATTTCACGGGCTCGCTGCTGGTGATCCTGCCGGCCGCGATGCTCATCTCGGCCCTGGTGGGGCTGGCGCTGGCGCTGCCGGCCCTGCGCGTGCGCGGCGAATACTTCGTCGCCGCCTCGCTGGGGCTGCAGGTCATCGGCGTGACCGTGTTTTCGGAGTGGAAGAGCGTGACCGGCGGCATCGGTGGCGTGATGGGCTTTCCGCCAGCCTCGCTGCCGGGCCTGAGCTTCGAGTCGCCCACGGCCTTCCTGATCTGGTCGGTGGTCATGCTGGTGCTGATCCTGCTGGCCATCAACACGCTGCTGCATTCGAGCTTCGGGCGCAACCTGCAGGCGATCCGCGACAGCGAATCGGCCGCGCTGGCCTACGGCAAGAACGTGGCCATGATCAAGACGCTCTCGGTCGTGTTCTCGTCGGCACTGGCGGCCACGGCCGGCGTGGTCTATGCGTTCTACATGAGCTTCGTCAACGTGGAGAGCTTCACGCTGGACACCTCGGTGCTGGTGATGGCCATGGTCATCATCGGCGGCACCGGCACCATCTGGGGGCCGCTGGTGGGCGCGGTGCTGCTCATGCTCATCCCCAGCCTGACCAGCTACATCCCCGGGCTGCCGCAGACCGAGGTCGGCTCCATCCAGCAGATCATCTATGGCGCGGCCATGGTGCTGCTGATGATCTTCCGCCCGGGCGGCATCATGGGCGGCAAACACGGGGGGGTGAAATGA
- a CDS encoding branched-chain amino acid ABC transporter permease: MFLQLLVNGLQLGALYALTAVGFSLIFGSTKIFHFAHGATLTIAAYVFYEMYAVLGWHWVPASLVCALAAVVFGVLLDRLVYAPIQRHEGSFFTVFVAAFGVGIVVQNVIGMVFGRAFVSIDSPLSKGVEWNGLILSPIAGIAIVCGLVFFGALQLFLTRTHTGTALRALADNPALVKVYGLSPRRLSTLVFALGSFIVVPAAIITGLTGGLNPAIGHHVMLISLAATIVGGVGSLRGAACAGVLLGVAESLALWVLDPQWSEAVTFVVLFAFILFRPSGFFGRPVTN; the protein is encoded by the coding sequence ATGTTTTTGCAGTTGCTGGTCAATGGCCTGCAGCTGGGGGCGCTCTATGCGCTCACGGCTGTGGGCTTTTCGCTGATCTTTGGCTCCACCAAGATCTTTCACTTTGCCCATGGCGCCACGCTGACGATCGCGGCCTATGTGTTCTACGAGATGTACGCCGTGCTGGGCTGGCACTGGGTGCCGGCTTCGCTGGTGTGCGCGCTGGCGGCCGTGGTCTTCGGCGTGCTGCTCGACCGCCTGGTCTACGCGCCCATCCAGCGCCATGAAGGCTCGTTCTTCACCGTGTTCGTGGCCGCCTTCGGCGTCGGCATCGTGGTGCAGAACGTCATCGGCATGGTGTTCGGCCGCGCCTTCGTGTCCATCGATTCGCCGCTGTCCAAGGGCGTGGAGTGGAACGGCCTGATCCTGTCGCCGATCGCCGGCATCGCCATCGTCTGCGGCCTGGTGTTCTTCGGCGCGCTGCAGCTGTTCCTCACGCGCACGCACACCGGCACCGCGCTGCGTGCGCTGGCCGACAACCCGGCGCTGGTGAAGGTCTACGGCCTGAGCCCGCGTCGCCTGTCCACCCTGGTGTTCGCGCTGGGCTCGTTCATCGTCGTGCCTGCGGCCATCATCACCGGCCTGACGGGCGGGCTGAACCCGGCCATCGGCCACCACGTCATGCTCATCAGCCTGGCGGCCACCATCGTCGGCGGCGTGGGCAGCCTGCGCGGCGCCGCCTGTGCCGGCGTGCTGCTGGGCGTGGCCGAAAGCCTGGCCCTGTGGGTGCTGGACCCGCAGTGGAGCGAGGCCGTGACCTTCGTCGTGCTGTTCGCCTTCATCCTGTTCCGCCCGTCCGGCTTCTTCGGCCGCCCTGTGACGAATTGA
- a CDS encoding ABC transporter substrate-binding protein, whose translation MVAFKVKAMVGALALCALQVGAFAQDVKLGAVFPMSGPNATYGDLFSSGANLAAEHINADGKLKGKMSVIYEDSQALPQRGVIGMNKLVSVDKVPYVLTGFTGVSKAVSTVGQRTKTVVVNAGGVGPDLAELGEYFWNAIPLVNYEVRAMVPYLVQQNLKKVALIYVDDPFGQAIVKELEGELPKAGGSLVGKLSVPPTSQQFGGIAAKVRELKADAVYIASYGAQQFQIAKQLRDNGVKEQLVSYSAFSVPEIQTLPEAKGTLYSELLIDLAATDPLTKRFVDDFKKKHGKAPTNYVASYYNATKLYGDLAIALQKEGKPLTGTNLLEARKKINTFDFVGGKVTFLPNGTVMAPMQIKTVDGSPSGKQVQVVKAN comes from the coding sequence ATGGTTGCATTCAAGGTCAAGGCCATGGTCGGCGCGCTGGCGCTGTGTGCGTTGCAGGTGGGCGCATTCGCGCAAGACGTGAAGCTGGGGGCGGTGTTCCCCATGAGCGGCCCGAACGCGACCTATGGCGATCTCTTCTCCAGCGGGGCCAACTTGGCGGCCGAGCACATCAACGCGGATGGCAAGCTCAAAGGCAAGATGAGCGTCATCTACGAAGACAGCCAGGCCCTGCCGCAGCGTGGCGTGATCGGCATGAACAAGCTGGTCAGTGTGGACAAGGTGCCCTATGTGCTGACCGGCTTCACCGGCGTGTCCAAGGCCGTGTCGACCGTGGGCCAGCGCACCAAGACCGTGGTGGTCAACGCCGGCGGCGTGGGCCCTGACCTGGCGGAGCTGGGCGAGTACTTCTGGAACGCGATTCCGCTTGTCAACTACGAGGTGCGCGCCATGGTGCCCTACCTGGTGCAGCAGAACCTCAAGAAGGTGGCGCTGATCTACGTGGACGACCCCTTCGGCCAGGCCATCGTCAAGGAGCTGGAGGGCGAGCTGCCCAAGGCCGGCGGCTCGCTGGTGGGCAAGCTCTCGGTGCCGCCGACCTCGCAGCAGTTCGGCGGCATCGCGGCCAAGGTGCGCGAGCTCAAGGCCGATGCCGTCTACATCGCGTCGTATGGCGCGCAGCAGTTCCAGATCGCCAAGCAGCTGCGCGACAACGGCGTGAAGGAGCAGCTGGTCAGCTACTCGGCGTTCTCGGTGCCCGAGATCCAGACCCTGCCCGAAGCCAAGGGCACGCTGTATTCGGAGCTGCTGATCGACCTGGCGGCCACCGACCCGCTGACCAAGCGCTTCGTGGACGACTTCAAGAAAAAGCACGGCAAGGCGCCCACCAACTACGTGGCGAGCTACTACAACGCCACCAAGCTCTACGGTGACCTGGCCATTGCGCTGCAGAAAGAGGGCAAGCCCCTCACCGGCACCAACCTGCTCGAGGCGCGCAAGAAGATCAACACCTTCGACTTCGTCGGCGGCAAGGTGACCTTCCTGCCCAACGGCACCGTCATGGCGCCCATGCAGATCAAGACCGTGGACGGCAGCCCCAGCGGCAAGCAGGTGCAGGTGGTGAAGGCCAACTGA